In one window of Methanolobus mangrovi DNA:
- a CDS encoding formylglycine-generating enzyme family protein, with protein MAGKIMDDIEIKRKQDEAIRKEYEEGEEKKPAESIKNSIGMEFVLIPAGELCMVSNGYSHEGPVHKVIISKPFYLEKYPVTQKEWKAVMGNHPSCFEGDDRPVECVSWNKVQEFVKMLNAKEGTDKYRLPSEEEWEYACRAGTTTRYSFGNADSELDEFAWYYYNSEHETHPVGKKKPNPWGLHDMHGNVWEWCQDECYKSYECSLADGNAWEAVASSAPALRGGSWVNYPKKCRSAYRSSFNPDYGTYSLGFRLLRSV; from the coding sequence ATGGCCGGTAAAATAATGGATGATATTGAGATAAAGCGCAAACAAGATGAGGCTATCAGGAAAGAGTACGAAGAAGGTGAGGAGAAAAAGCCTGCTGAATCCATAAAAAACTCCATTGGTATGGAGTTTGTGCTTATACCTGCCGGTGAGTTGTGCATGGTTTCAAATGGATATAGCCATGAAGGACCAGTTCATAAAGTGATCATCTCAAAGCCATTTTACCTCGAAAAGTATCCAGTGACCCAGAAAGAATGGAAAGCTGTGATGGGTAATCATCCTTCGTGTTTTGAAGGAGATGACAGGCCTGTTGAATGTGTTTCATGGAATAAAGTACAGGAATTCGTTAAGATGCTGAACGCAAAGGAAGGTACTGACAAATATCGTCTTCCATCTGAAGAAGAATGGGAATATGCCTGCAGAGCTGGCACGACCACCAGATATTCTTTTGGTAATGCTGATTCGGAATTGGATGAGTTTGCCTGGTATTATTACAATTCAGAACATGAAACCCACCCCGTAGGCAAAAAGAAACCGAATCCCTGGGGATTACATGACATGCATGGCAATGTATGGGAATGGTGCCAGGATGAATGTTATAAAAGTTATGAGTGTTCTCTGGCTGATGGTAATGCCTGGGAAGCTGTTGCCAGCTCTGCTCCAGCCCTGCGTGGTGGTAGCTGGGTCAATTATCCCAAAAAATGTCGTTCTGCCTATCGTAGCAGCTTTAACCCGGACTATGGAACATACTCTCTTGGCTTCCGTCTTCTCAGATCTGTTTGA
- a CDS encoding alpha/beta fold hydrolase: protein MKEIKSKIRNILLIILACLICTTVILIALTYPNYHDTMTEAQKRLPTDSSVLETEYGDIEYAIKGEGKPVLLLHGAGGGYDQGLWLGKLLFGNEYKFISVSRYGYLRSPIPDNASIKLQTEAYKALLDNFNIDKVIVVGVSAGGPSATQFANDHPDRCSALILVSAVSMGPAPDDKDPFYVGIIHTVQQSDYAYWLLTRFFQPAILDLMGIPIEIYETFNPEQKELAQEMLDIMHPMSQRYKGTINDEKMIEFYTVPTINLRAPTLIIHAKDDALVSYKHAENAHNKIDQSQLVLYDTGGHGMLSQMEGTRMLVKVFLNNSTYNSTV, encoded by the coding sequence TTGAAAGAAATTAAGAGTAAAATCAGGAATATTTTACTAATTATATTGGCATGTTTAATTTGTACAACGGTTATACTAATTGCTCTAACTTATCCGAATTACCATGATACTATGACGGAAGCACAAAAGCGATTGCCTACGGACAGTAGTGTTTTGGAAACAGAGTACGGAGATATTGAGTATGCTATAAAGGGGGAAGGGAAACCTGTCTTATTGCTACATGGTGCAGGAGGTGGTTATGATCAGGGACTTTGGTTGGGCAAACTCCTTTTTGGAAACGAATATAAATTCATCTCGGTTTCACGATATGGATATCTTCGATCACCCATTCCAGATAATGCTTCGATAAAATTGCAAACTGAAGCGTATAAAGCTCTTCTGGATAATTTTAATATAGATAAAGTAATTGTTGTTGGCGTATCAGCTGGTGGACCATCAGCCACACAGTTTGCCAACGACCATCCTGACAGATGCTCAGCATTGATATTGGTGTCTGCTGTAAGTATGGGTCCAGCACCAGATGACAAAGATCCATTTTATGTTGGTATTATTCACACCGTCCAGCAGTCTGATTATGCATATTGGCTCCTTACAAGATTCTTTCAGCCTGCGATTCTGGACCTGATGGGAATTCCTATAGAAATATATGAAACTTTTAATCCAGAGCAGAAAGAATTGGCTCAGGAAATGCTTGATATAATGCATCCAATGTCTCAAAGGTATAAAGGCACTATAAACGATGAAAAAATGATTGAATTTTATACCGTGCCTACAATTAACCTTCGTGCACCAACATTAATCATCCACGCTAAAGACGATGCATTGGTGAGTTACAAACATGCAGAAAATGCCCACAATAAAATAGATCAATCGCAATTGGTACTATATGATACCGGCGGTCATGGAATGTTGTCTCAAATGGAAGGGACGAGAATGCTTGTGAAAGTATTTCTAAATAATTCCACCTATAACAGTACTGTTTGA